In Rahnella aquatilis CIP 78.65 = ATCC 33071, one DNA window encodes the following:
- a CDS encoding MipA/OmpV family protein: MSNFELRHKFPYLLSGRTLKKMLPGALLALLATPTLAAEPQQGNALTLGGGVDVTPLYSGSDENRVTTALVLDYSMHNGFFVSTTRGIGYGNSIGKLDYSTALSYRAGRKDHDVDSDSMSDGSDDLRGMGDVKGSAIGALGLGYKVTDWLHLQLQAEVPFSQRDNGAALHFSIISPLYSSSENTVTMALTSSWGTGNYMQTYYGVSSSQSAASGFTQYDAGSGIYAYSMNMDWTHKFNQDWSVVAATGFTQLAGDARNSPIVQRKASPNGSLKVTYRF; this comes from the coding sequence ATGAGCAACTTCGAACTGCGTCATAAGTTCCCCTATTTACTCTCAGGACGCACCCTGAAAAAAATGCTGCCGGGCGCGCTGCTGGCGTTACTGGCCACCCCAACACTTGCGGCAGAACCACAACAGGGTAACGCCTTAACGTTGGGAGGAGGCGTGGATGTTACGCCACTTTATTCTGGTTCGGATGAGAACCGCGTCACGACAGCCCTGGTGCTTGATTACTCGATGCATAATGGGTTCTTCGTGAGTACCACGCGGGGTATCGGTTACGGCAACAGCATCGGCAAGCTGGATTACAGTACTGCGCTGAGTTATCGCGCAGGCCGTAAGGATCATGACGTGGACAGCGACTCAATGAGCGATGGCAGTGACGACTTACGGGGTATGGGCGATGTCAAAGGCTCGGCTATCGGGGCATTGGGTCTGGGGTATAAGGTCACCGACTGGCTTCATTTACAATTGCAGGCTGAGGTGCCGTTTTCTCAGCGGGACAATGGCGCGGCCCTGCATTTCAGCATTATCAGCCCGCTTTATAGCTCATCGGAAAATACCGTGACGATGGCGCTGACCAGCAGTTGGGGAACAGGCAACTATATGCAAACTTACTACGGGGTAAGTTCATCACAGTCAGCCGCATCGGGGTTTACTCAATATGATGCCGGTTCCGGGATTTATGCCTATTCAATGAATATGGACTGGACGCACAAGTTCAACCAGGACTGGAGTGTAGTGGCCGCGACAGGCTTTACGCAGTTGGCTGGTGATGCACGCAACAGCCCGATTGTGCAACGAAAAGCATCGCCCAATGGAAGCTTGAAAGTGACATATCGCTTCTGA
- a CDS encoding RHS repeat-associated core domain-containing protein codes for MRSQNIELDEAGNVLTIEEYFPFGGTAVWAGNSSEVKYKYVRYSGKELDRSGLYYYGLRYYMPWCCRWVSADPGGIADGLNLYCMVHNNPVSYHDIGGMISDEAKNEIKGYGCKPSQGKNSHFIVKDIAEGLIHVSIKGTNEQLSPLGFKFSRETSEPRTIEYLAISSKYYRSSVVGGSTVINPVTSAGKDLQALGKVNALNKMTVVINGGFYNMGQKAAGNEPENTPIGPTVYNGNTQVKSLPVPSQYANDYHSLSLGYQSKLSSAPLLSSGGQPRFESLPANDANYKLKNPRQIPEPGTLTHAAHPNPRAAIISTRKIVDEGMQRLLIGKSTGERGALSSNGYTLSEWSMVVNRINQLNPIPGTALNLDGGGSAYIGVIGSNGEKILESSQLEGGRAAANFIRFSHYPPQAGQSTSTRL; via the coding sequence ATTCGGTCACAAAATATTGAACTTGACGAGGCAGGGAATGTATTAACCATTGAGGAGTATTTTCCATTTGGCGGTACTGCCGTATGGGCAGGGAATAGCAGCGAAGTAAAATATAAATATGTCCGTTACAGTGGCAAAGAGTTGGATAGAAGCGGATTATATTATTATGGTCTTCGTTATTATATGCCGTGGTGTTGCCGTTGGGTTAGCGCCGATCCGGGGGGTATTGCCGATGGCCTGAATTTATATTGCATGGTGCATAATAACCCTGTTTCATATCATGATATTGGCGGTATGATCAGTGATGAAGCAAAAAATGAAATTAAGGGATACGGATGTAAACCTTCACAGGGAAAAAATTCACATTTTATAGTTAAGGATATTGCTGAAGGGTTAATCCATGTTTCCATTAAAGGAACTAATGAACAATTAAGTCCTTTAGGATTTAAATTTTCCAGGGAAACCAGTGAGCCCAGAACCATTGAATATCTGGCTATTTCCTCAAAATATTACCGCTCGTCGGTTGTAGGGGGGAGTACAGTAATAAATCCAGTCACCTCAGCAGGAAAAGATTTGCAAGCCCTGGGTAAGGTCAACGCATTAAATAAAATGACAGTGGTAATCAATGGGGGGTTTTATAACATGGGTCAAAAGGCAGCAGGAAATGAACCTGAAAACACCCCCATAGGCCCCACTGTGTATAATGGGAATACTCAGGTAAAGTCACTACCCGTTCCTTCCCAATATGCTAATGACTATCATTCACTCTCATTGGGATATCAGAGCAAGTTAAGTAGTGCACCATTATTATCTTCCGGTGGTCAGCCCCGCTTTGAATCTCTCCCGGCGAATGATGCAAATTATAAGTTAAAAAATCCCAGACAGATTCCCGAGCCAGGAACGCTGACCCATGCGGCACATCCTAATCCAAGGGCTGCGATTATTTCAACGAGGAAGATTGTTGACGAGGGGATGCAGCGGTTGCTGATAGGAAAAAGTACCGGAGAGAGGGGGGCTTTAAGTTCTAACGGCTATACATTGTCAGAATGGTCAATGGTAGTGAACAGAATTAACCAGTTAAACCCAATACCAGGTACTGCGCTAAATTTAGATGGCGGTGGGTCTGCTTATATTGGTGTTATTGGTAGCAACGGAGAGAAAATCCTTGAATCCTCTCAGCTAGAGGGAGGGCGAGCCGCTGCGAACTTTATTCGTTTTTCTCATTATCCGCCACAAGCAGGACAGAGTACGTCAACAAGACTGTAA
- a CDS encoding SpvB/TcaC N-terminal domain-containing protein: MTQQNQSRSVAVTPPSLPKGGGALPGMGEALGNIGPSGLASLSIPLPVSAGRGYGPDIGLSYSSSAGNGVFGLGWGVNIPYISRRTSQGVPQYTGQDEFLAPGGEVLMPERDENGQVITTTCAAYGEIQLNETWQVVRYSPRIEGAFTRIESWQHDTAQFWLLHGTDGQLHCFGKNANTQIADPDNTTHIAVWMLEESVSPGGEHIHYRYQPETTDGIAEGSVEASRDCRSQRYLVGIDYSNVVASPDLYAWQDLSASQHWLFTLVFDYGERGMDPDTAPLFTATGPWTLRQDPFSRYDYGFEIRTHRLCQQVLMFHHFPDELAEEDTLVSCLRLEYQQDPRLTVLVGAQSMAWDDAGTVQCVPPLDLRYNTFEPRLDADQWQPFDAMPGVDESPFYQLVDLFGEGLPGILYRAGQQWRYRAPERGSAEGDSVSYSAWQPLPWQPSLQPAKTRLMDITGNGKLDWLVTQPGLAGFFSLSPDAQWSNFTAFNTLPSEFFHTQAQLVDLTGDGLSDLAMIGPKSVRFYGNLREGFAPALTVSQRNDLTVAGRDARELVAFSDVLGSGQLHLVRIRYNDITVWPNLGGGVFAAPFQLAALDFDEQTFNPEQVLLADLDGSGTADLLYRESDQLRIWFNQSGNSLSAPVTLPLPEGTRYDRLCQVSAADVQGQGMASLIFSLPHPTPQHWRYDFATAKPWLLSGTNNNMGGDTSLIYRSSAQEWLDEKKENTQAVSQLPFPVHIVSQVVATDEITGNILTQQYRYRKGVYDGNEREFRGFGYLELQDSQRDWASDGSPISFTPPLLTKGWYHTGQQQDEASLYGTPYQDPLAFAISPTYFSEYSEEDEMDIPLQADDTDSWWLYRALKGQLLRSESYGLDGGDQENIPYQVSLNRYLVRRVQVACSSQPCVALVAPLEQWNWGYERLAVDPQVSQHVTIQRDEFATPLWSVNLNYPRRDQPADNPYPDTLPPTTWQSSYDDQQTFLRISEQRCSVYHLVDSQAWRLGLAHQQRQNFLSQPAWRGGGLRYEDLISPDGLLGHTQPRTFAGQSEVIYQGGDAPDFTALVDHCVVAELDDAALAAYDGALESEALQNMLLEAGYIQTERVLEAEGADEALVWAIEQGFTTFKALDGFYRPVTVQSTVLTGPTTFVWDDYNCLIVAVTDALGNTMFSAADYRFLQPWQGVDINDNTREVQRDALGNLIATTFYGSGQGVATGFDSLMSSPVTPGQSVADVIASAGQSIQPQASRVAYDLFSWMGQVIPLSFTSDEWQRLVSLRFLTPQGFIRSAGHQWLRHQKTATGLSAATRQILGEAKISPVQVATLTADRYPDDCAQQVRVAVAYQDGFGRPLQACGKVSPGEAWQRDADGELVVDENGQPVIIDAATRWAVSGRVEYDNKGLVVRQYQPGFVDDWQYVKDCAMRAEGYADDHYYDALGRENKVITAKGYLRKKSYYPWFVVSEDENDTLTA; encoded by the coding sequence ATGACACAGCAGAATCAGTCTCGTTCGGTGGCAGTGACGCCCCCCTCCTTACCCAAAGGCGGCGGTGCGCTGCCTGGCATGGGTGAAGCGCTAGGCAATATCGGGCCATCTGGCCTGGCAAGTCTTTCCATTCCTTTACCGGTTTCCGCAGGGCGTGGTTATGGCCCGGATATTGGGCTGAGCTACAGCAGCAGCGCCGGTAATGGTGTTTTTGGCCTCGGCTGGGGCGTGAATATTCCTTACATCAGCCGCCGTACCTCTCAGGGCGTGCCTCAGTACACCGGTCAGGATGAGTTTTTAGCACCGGGTGGCGAAGTACTCATGCCTGAGCGGGATGAAAATGGGCAGGTGATTACCACCACCTGTGCCGCTTATGGTGAGATTCAACTGAACGAAACCTGGCAGGTCGTTCGTTATTCCCCCCGGATCGAAGGTGCCTTTACCCGTATCGAAAGCTGGCAACATGACACTGCGCAGTTCTGGCTGTTGCACGGCACAGACGGTCAGTTGCACTGCTTTGGCAAAAACGCCAATACGCAAATTGCCGATCCGGATAACACCACCCACATTGCGGTGTGGATGCTGGAAGAGTCGGTTTCTCCCGGCGGAGAGCATATTCATTATCGCTATCAGCCGGAAACCACCGATGGCATAGCAGAAGGTTCGGTTGAAGCCAGCCGCGATTGTCGCAGCCAGCGTTATCTGGTGGGGATAGACTACAGCAACGTTGTGGCGTCGCCCGACCTCTATGCATGGCAGGATCTGTCAGCCAGTCAACACTGGTTGTTTACGCTGGTCTTCGATTATGGCGAACGTGGAATGGATCCTGATACCGCACCGTTGTTCACGGCAACCGGGCCATGGACATTGCGCCAGGATCCTTTTTCCCGTTATGACTATGGCTTTGAGATCCGTACTCACCGGTTATGCCAGCAGGTACTAATGTTCCATCATTTTCCTGACGAACTGGCAGAAGAGGACACCCTGGTTTCCTGTCTCCGGCTTGAATATCAGCAGGATCCCCGCCTCACTGTGCTGGTGGGCGCTCAGTCAATGGCCTGGGATGACGCAGGAACGGTACAGTGTGTGCCGCCACTGGACTTACGCTACAACACGTTTGAACCGCGACTGGATGCGGACCAATGGCAACCGTTTGACGCTATGCCGGGGGTGGATGAAAGCCCGTTTTACCAGCTGGTGGATCTCTTTGGGGAAGGTCTTCCCGGCATTTTATACCGTGCCGGACAGCAGTGGCGTTATCGCGCGCCGGAACGGGGCTCTGCTGAAGGGGATTCGGTCAGTTACAGCGCCTGGCAGCCCCTTCCATGGCAGCCCTCGCTACAACCTGCAAAAACACGGCTGATGGATATCACCGGCAATGGCAAGCTGGACTGGCTGGTGACACAGCCGGGACTGGCGGGGTTTTTCTCACTCAGCCCTGATGCCCAGTGGTCGAATTTTACGGCGTTCAACACCTTGCCGAGCGAGTTTTTCCATACGCAGGCACAACTGGTGGATTTGACGGGTGACGGTCTGAGCGATCTGGCGATGATAGGTCCGAAAAGTGTGCGGTTTTACGGCAATCTGCGCGAGGGATTCGCCCCGGCACTGACGGTCAGCCAACGCAATGACTTGACGGTTGCCGGGCGTGATGCCCGGGAACTGGTGGCATTCAGTGATGTGCTGGGTAGCGGTCAGCTGCATCTGGTACGCATTCGTTACAATGACATTACCGTCTGGCCAAATCTCGGGGGCGGCGTCTTTGCCGCGCCGTTCCAGCTCGCCGCACTTGATTTTGACGAACAGACGTTTAACCCCGAACAGGTGCTGTTAGCCGATCTCGATGGTTCTGGTACCGCCGATCTGCTGTATAGGGAAAGCGATCAGTTGCGTATCTGGTTTAATCAGTCAGGAAACAGTCTTTCCGCGCCGGTCACATTGCCGCTGCCGGAGGGAACGCGCTATGACAGGCTGTGCCAGGTCAGTGCGGCAGACGTCCAGGGGCAGGGAATGGCCAGCCTGATATTTTCACTACCCCATCCGACCCCCCAACACTGGCGTTACGATTTTGCCACCGCGAAGCCCTGGTTACTCAGCGGGACGAATAACAATATGGGCGGCGATACCTCGCTTATTTACCGGAGTTCTGCTCAGGAATGGCTGGATGAAAAAAAGGAAAATACTCAGGCAGTTAGCCAGCTTCCTTTTCCGGTTCACATTGTGTCGCAGGTGGTCGCTACCGACGAAATTACCGGCAATATCCTTACGCAACAGTATCGCTATCGCAAAGGGGTTTATGACGGCAATGAACGGGAATTTCGTGGTTTTGGCTATCTTGAGTTGCAGGATAGCCAGAGAGACTGGGCCAGTGATGGTAGTCCCATCAGTTTTACACCGCCCTTATTAACAAAAGGTTGGTATCACACCGGTCAGCAGCAGGATGAAGCGTCTTTGTATGGTACGCCGTATCAGGATCCACTGGCCTTCGCGATAAGCCCGACGTACTTTAGCGAATACAGCGAAGAGGATGAAATGGACATCCCGTTACAGGCTGACGACACCGACTCATGGTGGCTTTATCGGGCGCTGAAAGGACAGTTACTGCGCAGTGAAAGCTATGGTCTGGACGGTGGAGATCAGGAAAACATCCCTTATCAGGTGAGCCTTAACCGCTATCTGGTTCGTCGGGTACAGGTCGCCTGTAGCAGCCAGCCGTGCGTGGCGCTGGTTGCGCCGCTGGAGCAATGGAACTGGGGCTATGAACGGCTGGCGGTTGACCCACAGGTGAGTCAGCATGTCACAATACAACGTGATGAGTTTGCCACGCCGCTTTGGTCTGTGAATCTTAATTACCCCCGCCGTGACCAGCCAGCCGACAACCCTTATCCGGACACATTGCCACCGACCACCTGGCAAAGTAGTTACGACGATCAGCAGACATTCCTGCGCATCAGCGAGCAGCGTTGCAGTGTTTACCACCTGGTTGACAGCCAGGCCTGGCGTCTGGGGCTTGCCCATCAGCAACGGCAAAATTTTCTAAGCCAGCCGGCTTGGCGCGGCGGCGGCCTGCGTTATGAAGATCTTATCTCTCCTGACGGATTATTGGGCCATACCCAACCACGCACTTTTGCCGGGCAAAGCGAAGTCATTTATCAGGGAGGGGATGCGCCCGATTTTACCGCGCTGGTGGATCATTGCGTGGTGGCCGAGTTGGATGATGCTGCGCTGGCTGCCTATGACGGTGCACTGGAAAGTGAAGCGTTGCAAAACATGCTGCTGGAGGCGGGTTATATCCAAACGGAACGGGTCTTAGAGGCCGAGGGAGCGGACGAGGCATTAGTGTGGGCAATTGAACAGGGTTTCACCACCTTTAAAGCGCTTGATGGTTTTTATCGGCCCGTTACCGTGCAAAGCACCGTCCTGACCGGTCCGACCACCTTCGTATGGGATGATTACAACTGCCTGATCGTTGCGGTAACGGATGCCTTAGGCAACACGATGTTCAGCGCTGCCGATTACCGCTTTTTACAGCCCTGGCAGGGGGTAGATATCAATGATAACACCCGGGAAGTTCAGCGCGATGCCCTGGGAAATCTTATCGCGACAACGTTTTATGGTTCCGGGCAAGGTGTGGCAACAGGTTTTGATTCATTAATGTCAAGCCCTGTGACACCGGGTCAGAGTGTCGCGGATGTGATTGCCAGCGCCGGACAGTCAATCCAGCCGCAGGCCAGCAGGGTTGCCTATGATCTCTTTAGCTGGATGGGGCAGGTGATTCCACTTTCCTTCACCTCTGATGAGTGGCAGCGTCTGGTGTCACTGCGTTTCCTTACGCCGCAAGGTTTTATCCGCAGTGCCGGTCATCAATGGCTTCGTCATCAGAAGACCGCAACCGGACTCTCCGCTGCTACCCGTCAAATCCTTGGCGAGGCAAAAATCTCTCCTGTTCAGGTGGCGACCCTCACCGCAGATCGTTATCCCGATGATTGTGCGCAACAAGTCAGAGTGGCAGTTGCTTATCAGGATGGCTTTGGTCGCCCGTTGCAAGCCTGCGGCAAAGTTTCGCCAGGTGAAGCCTGGCAACGAGATGCAGACGGTGAGTTGGTGGTGGATGAAAACGGGCAACCGGTAATCATTGACGCCGCAACTCGCTGGGCAGTCTCAGGCAGGGTGGAATATGACAATAAGGGGCTGGTGGTACGTCAATATCAACCTGGGTTCGTTGACGACTGGCAGTATGTAAAAGACTGCGCGATGCGTGCAGAGGGTTACGCCGATGATCACTACTACGATGCATTAGGGAGGGAAAACAAGGTGATTACGGCGAAAGGTTACCTGCGCAAAAAAAGTTACTACCCGTGGTTTGTGGTCAGTGAAGACGAGAATGACACACTGACAGCATAA